One Saccharomyces kudriavzevii IFO 1802 strain IFO1802 genome assembly, chromosome: 7 DNA segment encodes these proteins:
- the RSM23 gene encoding mitochondrial 37S ribosomal protein mS29 (similar to Saccharomyces cerevisiae RSM23 (YGL129C); ancestral locus Anc_6.227) — protein sequence MLRPSSLRFVGQRLFNTARPLQAAKPAPKGKTQGFSKKQSSASSYSSAKRITPGSLYKNWTNTAHTAQLQQTAIPLALPIFNFENISKTLNKVVSYSNKHYKSLHHLGSFKKSQFNELFQKPISLVRENATNSFLKMLLSHPIKKFIITGEPGVGKTVLLSQVHAYAVDSRQIIINISYPDLFLNGRNDFLYDEDLKLYIQPMFLKQLIRKILKANDPSILKSIEISQDYKFSNANPKNASIKPFVTLNKKKNTFLDLLSVMTHSHNRGKLMKAIINELAIQSDVPVMFTVDNFSKFLTTAYSAYRDVHNKQIYSLDLQMGKLIMDIVSGETKFANNESSTILATSGVDRTNKTLPVALGKIPEDPYVTRYHYEPTFVKLLQKGHVTEFEVPKLNKQEVNELIEYYKKSNILLNKDATEEKWDKLIDEKYFLSGNGNPRELLKTLVLSHR from the coding sequence ATGCTACGTCCATCGTCTTTAAGGTTCGTGGGGCAAAGACTGTTCAACACAGCCCGACCCCTTCAGGCTGCTAAACCAGCACCAAAAGGTAAAACTCAAgggttttccaaaaaacAATCTTCTGCGTCCTCTTATTCTTCTGCCAAGAGAATCACTCCAGGTTCACTATATAAAAACTGGACGAACACTGCACATACCGCTCAATTACAACAAACCGCCATCCCCTTGGCGTTGCCCATCTTCAACTTCGAAAACATCTCCAAGACTTTGAATAAAGTCGTGTCGTACTCCAACAAACACTACAAATCTCTTCACCACCTGGGgtcattcaaaaaatcccAATTCAACgaattatttcaaaaaccaATCTCTTTGGTTCGTGAAAATGCAACAAATAGTTTTCTGAAAATGCTGCTTTCTCATCCgattaaaaaattcataatCACTGGGGAGCCTGGTGTGGGGAAAACCGTGCTTCTCTCCCAAGTGCATGCGTATGCTGTTGATTCCAGgcaaatcatcatcaatatATCATACCCTGATCTGTTCTTAAACGGTAGAAATGATTTCTTatatgatgaagatttaaAACTTTACATTCAGCCAATGTTTCTCAAGCAACTCATAAGGAAAATACTGAAGGCCAACGACCCTTCAATTTTAAAATCCATCGAAATATCTCAAGACTATAAGTTTTCAAACGCTAATCCAAAGAACGCCTCTATCAAACCATTCGTCACcttgaacaagaagaaaaatacatttCTGGATCTGTTATCCGTCATGACACACTCTCATAATCGTGGCAAACTAATGAAAGCTATTATCAATGAACTTGCTATCCAATCTGACGTGCCAGTCATGTTCACGGTAGAcaatttctcaaaattcttAACCACTGCATATTCTGCGTACAGAGATGTGCACAATAAACAAATATATTCCTTGGATTTACAAATGGGTAAATTGATCATGGACATAGTTTCCGGGGAAACGAAATTTGCTAATAATGAAAGTTCCACTATATTGGCTACCTCCGGTGTAGATAGAACAAACAAAACGTTACCTGTGGCGTTGGGTAAAATCCCAGAGGATCCTTATGTTACCAGATACCATTATGAACCCACATTTGTGAAGTTGTTACAAAAAGGACATGTAACCGAATTTGAGGTTCCTAAATTGAACAAACAGGAAGTCAATGAATTGATCGAATACTATAAAAAATCGAACATTTTATTGAACAAGGATGCTACTGAGGAAAAATGGGATAAATTGATCGACGAGAAATACTTCCTAAGCGGAAACGGTAATCCAAGGGAATTGCTGAAGACTCTAGTTCTTTCCCATAGATGA
- the RPS2 gene encoding 40S ribosomal protein uS5 (similar to Saccharomyces cerevisiae RPS2 (YGL123W); ancestral locus Anc_6.129), with the protein MSAPEAQQQKRGGFGGRNRGRPNRRGGPRNVEEKGWVPVTKLGRLVKAGKITTIEEIFLHSLPVKEFQIIDTLLPGLQDEVMNIKPVQKQTRAGQRTRFKAVVVVGDSNGHVGLGIKTAKEVAGAIRAGIIIAKLSVIPIRRGYWGTNLGQPHSLATKTTGKCGSVTVRLIPAPRGSGIVASPAVKKLLQLAGVEDVYTQSNGKTRTLENTLKAAFVAIGNTYGFLTPNLWTEQPLPVSPLDIYSDEASAQKKRF; encoded by the coding sequence ATGTCTGCTCCAGAAGctcaacaacaaaagaGAGGTGGTTTCGGTGGCCGTAACAGAGGCCGTCCAAACAGAAGAGGAGGACCAAGAAACGTCGAAGAAAAGGGATGGGTTCCAGTTACCAAGCTAGGTAGATTAGTCAAGGCTGGTAAGATCACCaccattgaagaaatcttcTTGCACTCTTTGCCAGTTAAGGAGTTCCAAATCATTGACACTTTGTTGCCAGGTTTACAAGACGAAGTCATGAACATCAAGCCAGTTCAAAAGCAAACTAGAGCCGGTCAAAGAACTAGATTCAAGGCTGTTGTCGTTGTCGGTGACTCTAACGGTCACGTTGGTTTGGGTATCAAGACCGCTAAGGAAGTCGCTGGTGCCATCAGAGCTGGTATTATCATTGCTAAGTTGTCCGTCATTCCAATCAGAAGAGGTTACTGGGGTACCAACTTGGGTCAACCACATTCTTTGGCCACCAAGACCACTGGTAAGTGTGGTTCCGTCACTGTTAGATTGATCCCAGCCCCAAGAGGTTCCGGTATCGTTGCCTCTCCAGCTGTTAAGAAGTTGTTGCAATTGGCTGGTGTTGAGGACGTCTACACTCAATCCAACGGTAAGACCAGAACTCTAGAAAACACCTTGAAGGCTGCTTTCGTTGCCATTGGTAACACTTACGGTTTCTTGACTCCAAACTTGTGGACCGAACAACCATTGCCAGTTTCTCCATTGGACATCTACTCTGATGAAGCTTCTgctcaaaagaagagattcTAA
- the SCS3 gene encoding Scs3p (similar to Saccharomyces cerevisiae SCS3 (YGL126W); ancestral locus Anc_6.117), with translation MSSSKWFNAVHLLVCPVTVLLGYLINAYGYGTALQATLNKDGLVNAVFVKKGWFWTSLVGWWCIIRYRAVPGATGRGRRRIAQSLKRYTILTVWWYVFTQGIWFGVGPIMDLVFVYTGGHCHYDVFDNAGHVNQDFQGSVTRTQRALALIHNVLTLHGDDQDHHEKKLWSRSVGSIQDVLQTAESANVTASAAAGINSFIHDQMHRWQGPLTTSAQCRRFGGHWAGGHDPSGHVFLTTLMCMFLLGELRVFGRRALAHLYAQKWHLLGMVTRLFDTGPLWTWRRCGGARPMSCGARLWRALVEPPVACAAALLRLTRCIACDHPVVVLLALLVTWLWQLLLTAVASHFHTVREHISGLLAAYLVTGVVYARDAAALRLV, from the coding sequence ATGTCTAGTAGCAAATGGTTTAACGCTGTGCACCTACTGGTGTGCCCAGTGACGGTGCTGCTAGGATACCTTATAAACGCGTATGGCTACGGCACGGCGCTACAGGCGACGCTGAACAAGGACGGCCTGGTAAACGCTGTGTTCGTGAAGAAGGGGTGGTTCTGGACTTCGCTCGTCGGATGGTGGTGCATCATACGCTACCGTGCGGTGCCAGGGGCCACCGGCCGGGGCCGAAGACGCATTGCGCAGTCACTCAAGAGGTATACCATACTCACGGTGTGGTGGTACGTGTTTACACAGGGCATATGGTTCGGCGTGGGCCCCATCATGGACCTGGTCTTTGTATATACGGGCGGTCATTGCCACTACGACGTCTTTGACAATGCGGGTCACGTGAACCAGGACTTCCAGGGCTCGGTGACCCGGACCCAGCGCGCGCTGGCGCTCATCCACAACGTGCTCACGCTGCACGGCGACGACCAGGACCAccatgaaaagaaactatGGAGCCGCTCGGTGGGTTCGATCCAGGATGTGTTGCAGACGGCAGAGTCCGCGAACGTGACCGCCAGCGCTGCCGCTGGCATCAATAGCTTTATCCACGACCAGATGCATCGGTGGCAGGGCCCGCTCACAACCTCAGCGCAGTGTCGGCGTTTCGGAGGCCACTGGGCGGGTGGCCATGATCCGTCCGGGCACGTGTTTCTGACGACCTTGATGTGCATGTTCCTGCTGGGGGAACTGCGGGTGTTTGGGCGTCGCGCGCTGGCGCACTTGTACGCGCAGAAGTGGCACCTGCTGGGGATGGTGACCCGGCTCTTCGACACCGGACCGCTGTGGACATGGCGCCGGTGTGGTGGCGCCCGCCCGATGAGCTGTGGCGCCCGCCTGTGGCGGGCGCTGGTGGAGCCGCCGGTCGCGTGCGCGGCCGCGCTGCTGCGCTTGACGCGGTGTATCGCGTGCGATCACCCCGTCGTAGTGCTGCTGGCACTCCTGGTCACGTGGTTGTGGCAGCTGCTGCTGACCGCGGTGGCGTCGCATTTCCACACCGTACGCGAGCACATATCCGGGCTACTGGCCGCGTACTTAGTGACAGGAGTCGTCTATGCTCGCGATGCAGCCGCGCTACGTTTAGTATGA
- the MON1 gene encoding guanine nucleotide exchange factor MON1 (similar to Saccharomyces cerevisiae MON1 (YGL124C); ancestral locus Anc_6.127), whose amino-acid sequence MNLNENYLDADVPERKLKPSKSGNFEGIPIVAPTSEPTTSVNLDKTFFTKAPLAVSISDDRSMSRSTSINSLNTAYLSSRRSPLRAMKLQAKNDLMSTELTNSSGNISQLPSVQKKYADPYLDSENDIRSRLAESIYSMETSVRGSEIQRRPYVSNEIPNVFKFSKPNNVKVPNEQETYDKNFLIFTSAGKPIYCMHGKDEKIMSYTGLVNTVVSYFQVNGPSELKTISTFASDKRFTFLDKSPILLMAQSERGESSNELLNQLDFLYSYILSSLSERQLVRLFSKRENFDLRNYLETTDFENLDEICSLICDRMFPSLLLNSLQCLPFRHSSRLKLQSLILQQLEKRQDIPRGTLLYGLIIAPQNKLCCVLRPKGHTLHTTDLHLLFCLISHQFQNLDETQELWVPICFPKFNSSGFLYCYIKFLPNDSNSNEKSALVLISAQKDAFFSLKSFSDELIVKLESERILKKINASKGFKLSDIPAPMVHHFIYKSKQNVQYVMPHFEINSNIAMDSSQGLEYELKLKTYYQQLHGTVVRDNGNLLSRSILNFVKWSSQDNKDMAIDETRMQFSELDEYIIGNSSFEQESVNMLGMAWVTPKFELYLIGNNGVVDKKVLFKSARKVANWCQKNESRLFISEGAVF is encoded by the coding sequence ATGAATCTCAATGAAAACTATCTGGACGCTGACGTACCGGAGAGAAAGCTGAAGCCTAGTAAAAGTGGCAATTTTGAGGGAATTCCCATCGTGGCCCCAACGTCAGAGCCAACCACATCGGTTAATCTGgataaaacttttttcacGAAGGCTCCTCTGGCAGTATCGATATCTGATGACCGTTCTATGAGTAGATCTACTTCTATAAATTCCTTGAATACAGCATATTTATCATCAAGAAGATCTCCTCTACGAGCGATGAAGCTCCAAGCTAAAAACGATCTAATGTCAACTGAACTAACAAATAGCAGTGGTAACATATCACAGCTGCCAAGcgttcaaaaaaagtatgCTGATCCCTATTTGGACTCCGAGAATGACATTAGAAGTCGCCTGGCGGAAAGCATATACTCCATGGAAACATCTGTGAGGGGATCGGAAATACAAAGACGACCCTATGTAAGCAACGAAATTCCCAACGTATTCAAATTCTCTAAACCCAATAATGTCAAGGTGCCTAATGAACAGGAAACTtatgataaaaattttctcatATTTACATCAGCGGGTAAACCAATCTATTGCATGCATGGCAAGGACGAGAAAATTATGTCGTACACTGGACTCGTCAATACTGTGGTCAGTTATTTCCAAGTCAATGGGCCATCGGAACTGAAAACCATATCCACTTTTGCCTCTGATAAGAGGTTCACCTTTTTGGATAAATCACCCATATTATTAATGGCACAATCCGAGAGAGGCGAATCTTCAAACGAATTGCTGAACCAGCTTGATTTTCTATATTCCTACATTCTTTCATCACTGAGTGAACGGCAATTAGTTAGGCTGTTCTCAAAAAGGGAAAATTTCGATTTAAGAAATTACTTAGAAACTacagattttgaaaatttggatgAAATCTGTTCACTGATTTGTGATAGAATGTTTCCTTCCTTGCTATTGAACTCATTACAATGCTTGCCATTTCGTCATTCTTCAAGATTGAAATTACAGAGCTTGATTTTACAGCAGTTAGAGAAAAGACAAGATATTCCAAGGGGAACCCTATTATATGGCCTAATAATCGCGCCTCAGAATAAACTATGCTGTGTTCTTCGACCCAAGGGTCATACTCTGCACACTACAGATTTGcatcttttattttgtttgataTCTCATCAATTTCAGAACTTAGACGAAACCCAAGAACTTTGGGTTCCCATATGTTTCCCTAAATTCAATTCTAGTGGATTTCTTTACTGTTATATTAAGTTCTTACCTAACGATAGTAATAGCAATGAAAAATCGGCATTGGTGCTAATAAGTGCACAGAAGGATGCGTTCTTCTCACTGAAGTCGTTCAGTGACGAGCTAATCGTTAAACTCGAAAGCGAAAGGATattaaagaagataaaTGCATCTAAAGGATTCAAGCTAAGTGACATACCGGCACCGATGGTCCATCATTTCATATATAAATCCAAGCAAAACGTTCAATATGTTATGCCTCATTTTGAGATCAACAGTAACATTGCCATGGATTCATCACAAGGATTGGAGTatgaattgaaattgaagacaTACTACCAACAATTGCATGGTACGGTGGTTAGAGATAATGGTAACCTATTGAGTAGGTCTATATTAAATTTTGTGAAGTGGAGCTCCCAAGACAATAAAGACATGGCCATAGACGAAACAAGAATGCAGTTTTCTGAATTGGATGAGTACATAATTGGGAACTCCTCGTTCGAACAAGAATCCGTGAACATGCTAGGGATGGCATGGGTAACGCCCAAATTTGAATTATATTTGATTGGTAATAATGGCGTTGTCGATAAGAAAGTTTTATTCAAGAGTGCGAGAAAAGTGGCCAACTGGTGTCAAAAAAACGAGTCGAGGTTGTTTATAAGTGAAGGAGCCGTCTTTTGA
- the CEG1 gene encoding mRNA guanylyltransferase (similar to Saccharomyces cerevisiae CEG1 (YGL130W); ancestral locus Anc_6.228), whose translation MVLAMEGRLSPEIPGLIQPGNVTQDLKMMVCKLLNSPRPTKTFPGSQPVSFQHSDVEEKLFAHDYYVCEKTDGLRVLMFIVINPVTGEQGCFMIDRENNYYLVNGFRFPRLPQKKKEELLETLQDGTLLDGELVIQTNPMTKLQELRYLMFDCLAINGRCLTQSPTSSRLAHLGKEFFKPYFDLRAAYPNRCTTFPFKISMKHMDFSYQLVKVAKSLDKLPHLSDGLIFTPVKAPYTAGGKDSLLLKWKPEQENTVDFKLILDIPMVEDPSLSKDDRNRWYYNYDVKPVFSLYVWQGGADVNSRLKHFDQPFDRKEFEILERTYRKFAELSVSDEEWQELKNLEQPLNGRIVECAKNQETGAWVMLRFRDDKLNGNHTSVVQKVLESINDSVSLEDLGEIVSEIKRRWDERRANAVGGGALSLPVQNNNATLPAFKPVQPPPSTSNSEPKYVDEDDWSD comes from the coding sequence atggTTTTAGCAATGGAGGGTAGATTATCACCAGAAATTCCTGGGCTTATTCAACCCGGAAATGTCACacaagatttgaagatgatggTTTGTAAATTGCTAAATTCTCCTAGGCCTACAAAAACGTTCCCAGGTTCTCAGCCTGTTTCCTTTCAACACTCTGATGTAGAAGAGAAGCTATTTGCTCATGATTATTACGTTTGTGAGAAAACAGATGGTCTGCGTGTATTGATGTTTATAGTTATAAATCCTGTGACGGGGGAGCAAGGATGCTTCATGATTGATAGGGAAAATAACTATTACCTGGTCAATGGATTCAGGTTTCCCAGGTTACctcagaagaagaaagaagaactaTTGGAAACTTTGCAAGACGGGACCCTATTAGATGGGGAACTGGTTATTCAAACTAATCCTATGACAAAATTACAAGAGTTGCGTTATTTGATGTTTGATTGTCTTGCTATAAATGGTAGATGCCTTACACAATCACCTACAAGTTCAAGATTAGCTCACTTAGGAAAAGAGTTTTTTAAACCATATTTTGATCTCAGAGCAGCATACCCTAATCGTTGTACCACTTTTCCgttcaaaatttccatGAAGCATATGGATTTTAGTTACCAACTGGTGAAAGTTGCCAAAAGCTTAGACAAGTTACCACATCTTTCTGATGGTCTTATATTTACCCCCGTAAAAGCGCCATACACTGCTGGTGGAAAAGATTCACTGTTATTAAAATGGAAAccagaacaagaaaatactgTGGATTTCAAATTAATATTGGATATTCCAATGGTGGAGGACCCTTCTTTATCCAAAGATGATCGAAACAGATGGTACTATAATTATGACGTTAAGCCAGTCTTCAGTTTATACGTTTGGCAAGGTGGGGCGGATGTAAATTCACGTTTAAAGCATTTTGATCAGCCGTTTGATAggaaagaatttgaaattttagaAAGGACGTACAGGAAATTCGCAGAACTGAGTGTCTCCGATGAAGAATGgcaagaattgaagaatttagAACAGCCACTGAATGGTAGAATAGTAGAGTGTGCTAAAAATCAAGAGACCGGGGCGTGGGTAATGTTGAGATTCAGAGATGATAAGTTGAATGGTAATCATACATCGGTGGTTCAAAAAGTCTTGGAAAGTATAAATGATTCCGTTTCGCTGGAGGACCTTGGGGAGATTGTTAGTGAGATTAAGAGACGTTGGGACGAGAGAAGAGCAAATGCTGTTGGTGGCGGTGCGCTATCACTACCGGTCCAAAATAACAATGCTACGTTACCTGCCTTTAAGCCAGTTCAACCACCACCTTCAACGAGTAATAGCGAGCCAAAATATGTAGATGAGGATGATTGGTCGGATTAA
- the MET13 gene encoding methylenetetrahydrofolate reductase (NAD(P)H) MET13 (similar to Saccharomyces cerevisiae MET13 (YGL125W); ancestral locus Anc_6.122), which produces MKITEKLEQHRQTSGKPTYSFEYFVPKTTQGVQNLYDRMDRMYEASLPQFIDITWNAGGGRLSHLSTDLVATAQSVLGLETCMHLTCTNMPISMIDDALESAYHSGCQNILALRGDPPRDTDSWTPVEGGFLYAKDLIKYIKSKYGDHFAIGVAGYPECHPELPNKDAKLDLEYLKQKIDAGGDFIITQMFYDVDNFISWCSEVRAAGMAVPIIPGIMPITTYAAFLRRAQWGQISIPQAFLSQLEPIKDDDELVRDIGTNLIVQMCQKLLNSGYISHLHIYTMNLEKAPLMILERLNILPTESEFNAHPLAVLPWRKSLNPKRKNEEVRPIFWKRRPYSYVARTSQWAVDEFPNGRFGDSSSPAFGDLDLCGSDLIRQSANRCLELWSTPASINDIAFLVINYLNGNLKCLPWSDVPINDEINPIKAHLTELNQHSIITINSQPQVNGIRSNDKIHGWGPKDGYVYQKQYLEFMLPKTKLPKLIDILKNNEFLTYFAIDSQGDLLSNHPDNSKANAVTWGIFPGREILQPTIVEKISFLAWKEEFYHILDEWKLNMDKYDKPQSSQFIQSLIDDYCLVNIVDNDYISPEDQIHAILLSL; this is translated from the coding sequence ATGAAAATTACGGAAAAGCTGGAACAGCACAGACAAACCTCCGGCAAGCCCACGTACTCGTTCGAGTACTTCGTCCCCAAGACCACGCAAGGTGTGCAGAATCTCTACGACCGGATGGACCGGATGTACGAGGCGTCTCTACCGCAGTTCATCGACATCACCTGGAACGCCGGCGGCGGGCGTTTGTCTCACCTCTCCACGGACTTGGTTGCCACTGCGCAGTCCGTGCTCGGGCTGGAAACGTGTATGCATCTGACTTGCACCAACATGCCCATTTCGATGATCGACGACGCCCTGGAGAGCGCTTACCACTCTGGGTGCCAGAACATTCTGGCACTGAGGGGCGACCCGCCCAGGGATACTGACAGCTGGACTCCCGTGGAAGGCGGGTTCCTGTACGCCAAGGACCTGATCAAGTACATCAAGTCCAAGTATGGCGACCATTTCGCCATCGGCGTGGCAGGCTACCCGGAGTGTCATCCGGAATTGCCCAACAAGGACGCCAAGCTCGACCTCGAATACCTGAAGCAGAAGATCGACGCCGGCGGCgacttcatcatcaccCAGATGTTCTATGATGTCGACAACTTCATCAGCTGGTGTTCTGAAGTTAGAGCCGCGGGCATGGCCGTGCCCATCATCCCCGGGATCATGCCCATCACCACGTATGCGGCGTTCCTGAGAAGAGCGCAATGGGGTCAAATCTCGATCCCGCAGGCGTTCTTGTCGCAGTTGGAGCCGATCAAGGACGACGACGAACTGGTCCGTGATATCGGAACTAACCTGATCGTGCAAATGTGCCAAAAACTGCTCAACAGCGGTTATATCTCCCACTTGCACATCTACACCATGAACTTGGAAAAGGCCCCCCTCATGATTTTGGAACGGCTAAACATTCTCCCCACGGAATCCGAGTTTAATGCTCACCCATTGGCCGTGTTGCCCTGGAGGAAGTCTTTGAACCCGAAGCGTAAAAACGAAGAGGTTAGGCCTATCTTCTGGAAGAGAAGACCCTACTCCTACGTCGCCAGGACCTCCCAATGGGCCGTGGACGAGTTTCCCAACGGTAGATTCGGTGACTCGTCCTCGCCCGCGTTCGGGGACTTGGATCTGTGCGGTTCAGACTTGATCAGACAATCCGCCAACAGGTGTCTCGAGCTGTGGTCCACGCCTGCTTCCATCAACGACATTGCCTTCTTGGTCATCAACTATCTAAACGGGAACCTGAAGTGTTTGCCCTGGAGTGATGTCCCCATCAACGACGAAATCAATCCGATCAAAGCCCATTTGACCGAGCTGAACCAGCACTCCATCATCACCATAAACTCTCAACCGCAAGTCAACGGGATCAGGTCCAATGACAAGATCCATGGCTGGGGGCCCAAAGACGGCTACGTTTACCAGAAGCAatacttggaatttatgTTGCCGAAGACCAAGTTGCCTAAGCTGATTGATATCCTGAAGAACAACGAGTTTTTGACCTACTTCGCCATCGACTCTCAGGGAGATTTGCTAAGCAATCATCCGGACAACTCCAAGGCTAATGCCGTCACGTGGGGAATTTTCCCCGGCAGAGAAATCCTGCAGCCTACCATTGTTGAGAAAATCTCCTTCCTAGCATGGAAAGAGGAATTCTATCACATCTTGGACGAATGGAAACTGAATATGGACAAGTATGACAAACCACAGAGTTCCCAATTCATCCAGTCCTTGATTGATGACTACTGTTTGGTCAATATTGTCGACAATGACTACATTTCGCCAGAAGACCAAATACACGCCATCCTTTTGAGTCTGTAA
- the SOH1 gene encoding mediator complex subunit SOH1 (similar to Saccharomyces cerevisiae SOH1 (YGL127C); ancestral locus Anc_6.116), which yields MSDANGTSPSDQNPLPTRFEVELEFVQSLANIQYVTYLLTQQQIWKSPNFKNYLKYLEYWCNPPYSQCIVYPNCLFILKLLNGFMESAIVNEDGLLEGLDELPKIIQLQGPQWMNEMVERWAN from the coding sequence ATGTCAGATGCCAATGGTACGTCTCCCTCGGACCAGAATCCGCTTCCTACGAGGTTCGAAGTGGAGCTCGAGTTCGTCCAGTCCTTGGCAAACATTCAATACGTAACCTACTTGCTCACCCAACAACAGATATGGAAGTCGCccaacttcaaaaactaCTTGAAGTACCTGGAGTACTGGTGCAACCCGCCCTATTCGCAATGCATCGTGTATCCCAACTGtctctttattttgaagCTACTGAACGGGTTCATGGAGTCCGCCATTGTTAACGAAGACGGCCTGCTGGAAGGGCTGGACGAGCTGCCCAAGATCATCCAGTTACAAGGTCCGCAATGGATGAACGAAATGGTGGAAAGATGGGCCAACTAG
- the CWC23 gene encoding U2-type spliceosomal complex subunit CWC23 (similar to Saccharomyces cerevisiae CWC23 (YGL128C); ancestral locus Anc_1.92): protein MPGHEIDDVINQRLNLYDVLELPTPLDARSLYDDLPLIKRKYRSLALKYHPDKHPNDPLVIHKFHLLSTATNILTNTDVRPHYDRWLIDYQRKINDVERNKLIQKLELSESSTATAAHPHADLSHIQRYGELLRKLKHFNMSYGDWKHLDQKDQKNASHHPYYDCSTLRIVLENFPHSHAKSSCFAHLRNHIFTTLNPDEIHDIYFSERNNYSKDDSIIIYTVFDSPITAQHVFRSWSSGNVIPTVQDISPLIPLHYYSDFNLKTELNDDIVRLVSNEPILLE, encoded by the coding sequence ATGCCAGGACACGAAATCGACGACGTCATAAATCAACGTTTGAATTTGTACGATGTGCTAGAGTTGCCCACCCCGCTGGACGCCCGGAGCCTTTACGATGACTTGCCCCTAATCAAACGCAAATACAGGTCACTGGCCTTGAAATACCATCCGGACAAGCACCCGAACGATCCGTTGGTCATACACAAGTTCCATTTGCTGTCGACGGCAACCAACATCCTCACCAATACCGACGTGCGGCCCCACTACGACCGCTGGCTAATCGATTACCAACGGAAAATAAACGATGTCGAAAGGAATAAACTAATTCAAAAGTTGGAGCTGTCTGAATCTAGCACGGCAACTGCCGCCCATCCGCATGCTGACCTATCGCACATTCAGCGCTACGGCGAACTACTCAGAAAGCTAAAACACTTCAACATGTCCTACGGTGACTGGAAGCATCTGGACCagaaagatcaaaaaaACGCTTCGCACCATCCGTACTACGATTGCTCCACGTTGAGAATCGTCCTTGAAAACTTCCCGCATTCGCACGCTAAATCAAGCTGTTTTGCCCATTTGCGAAATCACATATTCACCACGCTCAACCCGGATGAGATCCACGACATCTACTTTTCTGAAAGAAACAATTACTCCAAAGACGATTCCATAATAATATACACCGTGTTTGACTCGCCCATCACAGCCCAACACGTATTCCGGAGCTGGTCGAGTGGTAACGTCATACCCACAGTTCAAGATATATCGCCGTTGATTCCGCTACACTACTATTCGGACTTCAACTTGAAGACGGAACTAAACGATGACATTGTAAGACTGGTCTCTAATGAACCTATTCTTCTCGAATAA